From Paenibacillus polymyxa, the proteins below share one genomic window:
- the murA gene encoding UDP-N-acetylglucosamine 1-carboxyvinyltransferase, with protein sequence MSGKLGGDTLDKLVIEGGRPLSGTIRIHGAKNAALPILAASLLAQGKVEIRNVPHLLDIKVMLHILERLGCTCRHEEETVYVDTSSVRTFQIPEDLMKQMRSSIFLMGPLLARYGEVSIYQPGGCAIGERKIDLHLEGLKALGAEIEEKDEQITFRARKLIGSDIHMDFPSVGATENIMMAAALAEGRTTITNAAREPEIQDLQNFLNAMGAHIIGAGTDTITITGVSQLNPCTYEVIPDRIVAGTVMIAAAATRGSVSLTHCNPSHLSALIHVLRRAGVQIGILNDIMTVSCMSRPKAVERIVTSPYPSFPTDLQSQVMVLLSLADGFSVMKETVFESRFKHVDELNVMGADITVDANAAFIRGVSRLYGATVEATDLRAGAALVIAGLAAQGRTIVEQVHHIDRGYDRIERLFQGLGARMSRQSPVPEQLDFVN encoded by the coding sequence GTGAGCGGTAAACTCGGAGGTGATACATTGGACAAATTGGTGATTGAGGGAGGCCGTCCCCTGTCAGGCACCATACGTATCCATGGGGCAAAAAATGCGGCACTACCTATTCTTGCAGCAAGTTTGCTTGCACAAGGTAAGGTGGAAATTCGGAATGTCCCCCATCTTTTAGACATTAAGGTCATGCTGCACATCCTAGAAAGACTTGGTTGCACATGCCGACATGAAGAGGAAACGGTATATGTGGATACATCGTCCGTCCGAACGTTCCAAATTCCTGAGGATTTGATGAAGCAAATGCGGTCATCTATCTTTCTAATGGGACCGTTGCTCGCTAGATACGGAGAAGTTTCCATTTATCAGCCCGGAGGCTGCGCCATAGGCGAGCGCAAAATTGATCTTCACCTGGAGGGCTTAAAAGCTCTTGGCGCAGAGATCGAGGAGAAAGACGAGCAAATTACGTTTCGAGCCCGCAAGCTGATCGGCTCGGACATCCACATGGATTTTCCGAGCGTAGGCGCAACAGAAAATATTATGATGGCTGCCGCGCTGGCCGAAGGACGAACAACGATTACCAATGCAGCGAGGGAACCAGAGATTCAGGATCTTCAAAACTTTCTGAATGCCATGGGAGCCCATATTATCGGTGCTGGAACAGACACAATTACAATCACGGGGGTCAGTCAACTCAATCCTTGTACGTATGAGGTCATTCCTGACCGCATAGTAGCTGGAACGGTTATGATCGCAGCGGCAGCTACACGAGGTAGTGTGTCATTGACACACTGCAATCCTTCCCACTTGTCTGCTCTGATTCACGTCCTCAGGCGGGCTGGTGTTCAAATTGGCATCTTGAATGATATAATGACCGTAAGTTGTATGAGTCGTCCCAAAGCAGTGGAGAGGATCGTTACCTCACCTTATCCGTCATTTCCGACGGATTTGCAATCTCAGGTCATGGTTCTATTATCTTTGGCGGACGGCTTCAGTGTCATGAAAGAGACTGTCTTCGAAAGCCGATTTAAACATGTAGATGAACTGAATGTAATGGGTGCTGATATTACGGTCGATGCGAATGCTGCTTTTATAAGAGGGGTTTCTCGTCTGTACGGGGCTACAGTAGAGGCTACCGATCTGCGGGCAGGGGCTGCACTGGTTATAGCCGGTCTAGCCGCTCAGGGACGTACCATTGTCGAGCAGGTTCATCACATTGACAGAGGATATGACCGGATCGAACGTCTTTTCCAGGGATTGGGTGCCCGAATGAGCCGTCAGTCTCCGGTGCCCGAGCAGCTGGATTTCGTAAATTAA
- a CDS encoding UDP-N-acetylmuramoyl-tripeptide--D-alanyl-D-alanine ligase has product MKRTIGQIASMCGGTLHAQADAERMVEGVFTDSRRPQSLGLFVPLAGERFDGHHYVQQIVSEGGATAYLWQKDHGTPPSVNAIEVEDTLEALQHLAAAYLRETDVSVVGITGSNGKTTTKDIVNALLGTTFKVHKTEGNYNNHIGLPLTVLSMPQDTDILILEMGMSGRGEIRLLANIAQPDVAVITNIGESHLLQLGSRTEIARAKLEIASGIKSGGLLIYNGDEPLLPQVLAEPETVKPEGLKLFTFGLAADNDDYPIEITSDEEGSSFITAQSGQEAFRLPLLGQHNVVNGLAALAVARHFNVDADHIRKGLSSLKLTGMRIEVVKCSDGLTVLNDAYNASPASMKAAIQTLSAYQTSGRKIAVLGDMLELGAEEKQFHEEIGRFAAKHNIEALFTYGALGASIAQGAQGTMPTANVHAYTDKQKLIQHLRSYLHADDIVLVKASRGMRLEEIVDALKNGPLQN; this is encoded by the coding sequence ATGAAAAGAACAATCGGTCAGATTGCATCCATGTGTGGAGGAACACTTCACGCACAGGCGGACGCTGAACGGATGGTTGAGGGCGTTTTTACAGACTCACGCAGGCCGCAGAGTCTGGGACTGTTCGTTCCACTCGCGGGTGAACGATTTGATGGACATCATTATGTTCAGCAGATCGTAAGCGAGGGAGGGGCAACAGCATATTTATGGCAAAAGGATCATGGAACACCTCCGTCCGTAAATGCTATTGAGGTCGAGGATACGTTAGAAGCCCTTCAGCATCTAGCGGCCGCATACTTGCGCGAAACTGACGTTTCTGTCGTCGGAATCACGGGAAGCAACGGTAAGACGACGACGAAAGATATTGTAAATGCTCTATTGGGCACGACTTTTAAAGTACACAAAACCGAAGGAAATTATAACAATCATATCGGGTTGCCTTTAACAGTACTGTCCATGCCGCAGGATACAGATATCCTGATTCTGGAGATGGGCATGAGTGGACGCGGGGAAATCCGTCTGTTGGCTAATATTGCCCAACCAGATGTAGCTGTCATAACTAACATTGGCGAATCGCATTTACTTCAGCTTGGTTCTCGCACTGAAATTGCTCGTGCAAAGCTGGAAATTGCAAGTGGGATTAAATCTGGTGGATTGCTTATTTATAATGGGGATGAACCACTACTTCCACAAGTGTTGGCAGAACCTGAAACGGTCAAGCCTGAAGGATTAAAATTATTCACGTTCGGGTTAGCTGCGGACAATGATGATTATCCAATTGAAATCACTTCGGATGAAGAAGGTAGCTCATTCATAACAGCCCAATCCGGCCAAGAGGCTTTCCGGCTTCCCTTACTCGGACAGCACAATGTTGTAAACGGATTGGCAGCGCTGGCGGTAGCACGTCATTTCAATGTGGATGCAGACCATATACGTAAAGGATTGTCGTCTTTAAAGCTGACGGGCATGCGCATTGAGGTCGTGAAGTGTTCGGATGGACTTACCGTGCTAAATGACGCTTACAATGCCAGTCCTGCTTCAATGAAGGCTGCAATTCAGACGTTGTCTGCATATCAAACGAGTGGACGTAAAATTGCCGTGCTTGGGGATATGCTGGAGCTGGGCGCTGAGGAAAAGCAATTTCATGAGGAAATTGGGCGTTTTGCTGCAAAGCATAACATAGAGGCACTGTTTACCTATGGTGCGTTAGGCGCTTCGATTGCGCAGGGTGCGCAAGGGACAATGCCAACTGCTAACGTACACGCTTATACTGATAAGCAAAAGCTGATCCAGCATTTGCGGTCTTATCTCCATGCCGATGATATTGTGCTGGTTAAGGCATCCAGAGGGATGCGATTAGAAGAAATTGTGGATGCGCTGAAAAACGGTCCGCTACAGAACTGA
- the murG gene encoding undecaprenyldiphospho-muramoylpentapeptide beta-N-acetylglucosaminyltransferase yields MRVVLSGGGTGGHIYPALAVARQCEEIDPDAEFLYIGGQRGLESKLVPQEKIPFEAIDITGFRRSLSVENIKTIMRFFKGVRRSKALLKKFKPDIVIGTGGYVCGPVVYAASKLGIPSIIHEQNAIPGLTNAFLSRYVDTVAVSFEGSEGAFPKAKNVLYTGNPRATTVRLANRDRGFATIGVPMNSSVVLVVGGSRGAKAINDAMIAMVPQLSQLKDVHFVYVTGESYYEQTLDSIRNQIGSLPNHLHVLPYIHNMPEVLACTSLIVNRAGASFLAEITSLGIPSILIPSPNVTNNHQEANARTLEKAGASVMITEKELSGPALFQSIAEIMKDEARRSQMAELASALGKPDSADILVKEMERLAHNR; encoded by the coding sequence ATGCGCGTCGTGTTGAGCGGCGGCGGTACTGGAGGACATATATATCCAGCACTGGCCGTAGCCAGACAGTGCGAAGAAATAGATCCGGACGCTGAATTTTTATACATTGGCGGTCAACGAGGACTTGAAAGTAAATTGGTTCCTCAGGAAAAAATTCCATTTGAGGCTATTGATATCACAGGATTTCGTCGCAGCTTGTCTGTGGAAAATATAAAAACGATCATGCGCTTTTTCAAAGGAGTTCGCAGGTCCAAAGCATTATTAAAGAAATTTAAGCCAGATATCGTGATTGGCACCGGGGGATATGTATGCGGCCCTGTCGTTTATGCAGCTTCCAAGTTGGGAATCCCCAGCATTATTCATGAACAAAATGCAATTCCTGGATTGACCAATGCATTTTTGAGTCGCTATGTGGATACAGTGGCTGTTAGCTTTGAAGGCTCGGAAGGAGCTTTTCCCAAAGCTAAAAATGTACTATACACTGGGAACCCGCGTGCTACAACAGTTCGTCTGGCTAACCGGGATCGGGGATTTGCAACTATAGGGGTTCCTATGAACAGCTCTGTGGTCCTGGTGGTTGGCGGCAGCAGAGGGGCAAAGGCCATTAACGATGCCATGATTGCAATGGTTCCGCAACTTTCGCAACTGAAAGACGTCCATTTTGTATATGTAACCGGCGAATCTTATTATGAGCAAACGCTGGACAGCATACGAAATCAGATCGGCTCATTGCCCAATCATCTACATGTGCTTCCCTATATTCACAATATGCCTGAGGTGCTGGCTTGTACCTCTTTAATTGTTAATCGTGCAGGTGCGTCCTTCTTGGCAGAGATTACATCGCTCGGCATTCCGTCCATTCTGATTCCATCACCGAATGTGACGAATAACCATCAGGAGGCTAATGCTCGTACACTTGAAAAGGCAGGGGCTTCTGTCATGATCACAGAAAAGGAATTAAGTGGCCCGGCTCTGTTTCAATCTATAGCAGAAATTATGAAGGATGAGGCAAGGCGGAGCCAAATGGCGGAGCTGGCATCTGCGCTTGGCAAGCCTGACTCAGCAGATATTTTAGTAAAAGAAATGGAGCGTCTTGCCCATAATAGGTAG
- the spoVE gene encoding stage V sporulation protein E, which produces MKQSRPAPDIWLFVCIVSLLAIGMVMVYSAGAVLAFHEYGDSYYFVKRQLLFAGLGLVAMYFTARTDYRIWQKYAKVVLLICLALLVAVLIPGIGVVRGGARSWLGISSFGIQPSEFMKLGMILFLSQWLSRPDYDISSFTRGLLPPLGLMGLAFGLIMLQPDLGTGTVMMGASMLIVFTAGARLKHLGLLALSGAAGFAALIAAAPYRLQRITAFLDPWSDPLGAGYQIIQSLYAIGPGGLAGLGLGMSRQKYSYVPEPQTDFIFSILAEELGFIGGMTVLGLFLVLVWRGMRVAITIPDTYGSLLAVGIVGMVAVQVVINIGVVIGLMPVTGITLPLISYGGSSLTLMLTALGILLNLSRYAR; this is translated from the coding sequence ATGAAGCAATCTCGTCCGGCGCCAGATATATGGCTTTTCGTCTGTATTGTAAGCTTGTTAGCCATCGGCATGGTTATGGTATACAGCGCGGGCGCCGTCCTCGCTTTTCACGAGTACGGGGACTCCTACTATTTTGTTAAACGACAATTGTTGTTTGCGGGGCTCGGCCTTGTAGCCATGTACTTTACGGCCAGAACGGACTATCGGATTTGGCAGAAATATGCCAAGGTCGTATTGTTGATCTGTTTGGCTCTATTGGTTGCTGTTTTAATTCCTGGCATTGGTGTAGTAAGAGGTGGAGCACGAAGCTGGCTCGGTATTAGCTCTTTTGGCATTCAGCCTTCCGAGTTTATGAAGCTGGGCATGATTCTTTTTCTCTCTCAATGGCTCAGTCGTCCTGACTATGATATTAGCTCTTTTACGCGCGGGCTGTTGCCTCCGCTTGGGCTCATGGGACTGGCCTTTGGGCTCATCATGCTCCAGCCCGATTTGGGTACAGGCACCGTAATGATGGGAGCATCCATGCTGATCGTATTTACGGCAGGCGCGCGTTTGAAGCATCTGGGTCTACTAGCCTTGTCGGGGGCAGCGGGTTTTGCTGCATTGATTGCGGCTGCCCCTTATCGACTCCAGCGTATTACCGCGTTTCTGGACCCATGGTCTGATCCGCTTGGCGCGGGTTATCAAATTATTCAATCGCTATATGCTATTGGTCCTGGCGGATTGGCGGGGCTGGGGCTCGGCATGAGTCGGCAAAAATACAGCTACGTTCCTGAGCCACAGACGGACTTTATCTTCTCTATACTGGCGGAGGAGCTTGGTTTTATCGGTGGAATGACGGTACTGGGGCTTTTTTTGGTCCTTGTTTGGAGAGGGATGCGTGTCGCTATTACCATCCCGGATACCTATGGCAGTTTGCTTGCAGTCGGTATTGTCGGAATGGTGGCGGTACAGGTCGTTATTAATATTGGTGTTGTTATCGGTTTAATGCCAGTGACAGGAATAACACTGCCCTTAATCAGCTATGGAGGTTCTTCACTGACCTTAATGTTAACTGCTCTGGGTATTTTATTAAATTTATCACGTTATGCGAGGTGA
- the mraY gene encoding phospho-N-acetylmuramoyl-pentapeptide-transferase, whose translation MDIQLLLLTIVVSFILAVIAAPLLIPLLRRMKFGQQVRDDGPQSHLKKIGTPTMGGIVILLAFTLTFLKFSAIKNTDFYVLLVATLGFGLIGFLDDYIKIVFKRSLGLTARQKLFGQLLFGAIMCWLLISNDHSTAIGIPGTSWSFDWGGWFYYPFIIIMMLAISNAVNFTDGLDGLLSGTSAIAFAAYAIVAIQATSLPAAVCAAAMIGAVLGFLVYNAHPAKVFMGDTGSLGIGGAIGAIAIVTKSEILFLIIGGVFVIEMLSVVLQVASFKTRGKRIFKMSPIHHHFELSGWSEWRVVITFWAVGLLLAGLGLYLNKGL comes from the coding sequence ATGGATATTCAATTATTACTGCTGACGATCGTCGTATCGTTTATACTGGCGGTCATTGCCGCTCCACTGCTCATTCCGCTGCTGCGGCGAATGAAATTCGGCCAGCAGGTCCGGGATGACGGGCCACAAAGCCATCTTAAAAAGATAGGTACGCCTACAATGGGGGGTATCGTAATCTTGCTGGCTTTTACGCTGACCTTTCTTAAGTTTTCAGCTATCAAAAATACGGACTTTTACGTTCTACTGGTTGCTACGCTCGGTTTTGGGCTGATCGGCTTTTTGGACGACTATATTAAAATCGTATTCAAACGCTCGCTCGGTCTGACGGCGCGTCAAAAGCTGTTCGGGCAGTTATTGTTTGGCGCGATTATGTGCTGGCTTCTGATTAGCAATGATCACAGCACGGCGATCGGTATCCCAGGCACCTCATGGTCATTTGATTGGGGCGGCTGGTTCTATTATCCGTTCATTATTATCATGATGTTGGCGATCAGCAACGCTGTCAATTTTACAGATGGGCTGGACGGGCTGCTGTCCGGTACAAGTGCGATTGCATTTGCTGCTTATGCCATTGTGGCGATTCAAGCAACCTCGCTTCCGGCTGCCGTTTGCGCAGCGGCCATGATTGGTGCTGTACTTGGTTTTCTCGTATATAATGCTCATCCTGCCAAGGTATTTATGGGAGACACAGGCTCGCTGGGAATCGGCGGAGCCATTGGTGCCATTGCCATTGTTACGAAAAGCGAAATTTTGTTTCTCATCATCGGTGGTGTCTTCGTGATTGAAATGCTGTCCGTGGTCTTGCAGGTAGCTTCCTTTAAAACCCGTGGCAAGCGTATTTTCAAAATGAGCCCGATTCATCATCATTTCGAGCTGTCCGGCTGGTCCGAATGGCGCGTAGTTATCACATTCTGGGCTGTAGGACTGCTGTTGGCAGGACTCGGACTTTATCTCAACAAGGGGTTGTAG
- a CDS encoding UDP-N-acetylmuramoyl-L-alanyl-D-glutamate--2,6-diaminopimelate ligase, whose translation MQLQQLASLLAVSRVVGDGTVDCRGIGADSRRVQPGDLFLCLPGFTVDGHDYAEQAVASGAAALVVERELDVPVPQLVVKDARHAMAVLADYMFDSPSRRMRMIGITGTNGKTTITYLLEKIMKDAGVNTGLIGTIQMRYNGQSYPMSGTTPEAVELQRYLGNMAEQGVQCCVMEVSSHALEQGRVKGTDFRTAIFTNLTQDHLDYHNTMEEYRAAKGLLFSRLGNAFSRDASNSKYAVLNADDPASSYLQAQTAAQVITYGVEKDSDVQASRITISAKGTSFHVSTFKGDTDIELRMVGKFNVYNALAAISAALLEGISLVDIKRSLESIAGVDGRVEPVDAGQPFAVIVDYAHTPDGLENVLRTVKEFAIGKVWCVFGCGGDRDRTKRPLMGKIAARYSDHSFITSDNPRTEDPILILKDIEQGLIDEGVPAERYELIVDRRTAIHKAVEMASPDDVVLIAGKGHETYQLIGKTVHEFDDRIVAKEAIRGLSK comes from the coding sequence ATGCAGCTTCAACAATTGGCTTCACTGCTGGCCGTTTCCCGAGTGGTGGGTGACGGTACAGTGGATTGCCGAGGAATCGGGGCGGATTCACGTCGTGTCCAGCCAGGAGACTTATTTCTGTGCTTGCCTGGTTTTACAGTGGACGGACATGATTATGCTGAGCAGGCCGTTGCGTCTGGGGCGGCGGCTTTGGTCGTAGAGAGAGAACTGGATGTGCCTGTTCCGCAGCTTGTTGTTAAGGATGCGCGACATGCCATGGCGGTTTTGGCGGATTACATGTTTGATTCACCAAGCCGCCGCATGCGCATGATCGGCATAACCGGAACGAACGGGAAAACAACGATAACATACCTGCTTGAAAAAATTATGAAGGACGCCGGGGTGAACACCGGGCTGATTGGTACCATCCAAATGCGTTACAATGGCCAGTCTTATCCTATGTCCGGCACTACGCCTGAAGCAGTAGAACTGCAACGTTATCTCGGGAATATGGCAGAGCAAGGGGTTCAATGCTGTGTCATGGAGGTATCCTCACATGCTTTGGAGCAGGGCCGTGTCAAAGGAACAGATTTTCGTACCGCTATATTTACAAACCTAACGCAGGACCATTTGGACTATCACAACACGATGGAGGAGTACCGCGCTGCCAAGGGACTTTTGTTTTCCAGATTGGGAAATGCCTTCTCGCGTGATGCATCCAATAGTAAATATGCTGTTCTGAATGCAGACGATCCGGCCTCTTCCTATTTGCAGGCTCAAACAGCGGCCCAAGTGATTACCTACGGCGTGGAAAAGGATTCGGATGTGCAAGCGTCTCGTATCACTATAAGTGCCAAGGGAACATCCTTCCATGTCTCCACTTTTAAAGGAGATACTGATATTGAGCTTCGGATGGTAGGCAAGTTTAATGTGTACAACGCACTAGCAGCCATTTCAGCTGCTTTGCTGGAAGGAATCTCGTTGGTGGATATCAAGCGGAGTCTGGAATCTATCGCAGGCGTAGATGGGCGCGTAGAGCCTGTTGATGCGGGTCAACCCTTTGCTGTAATCGTTGATTATGCCCATACGCCAGACGGATTGGAAAATGTCCTTCGTACCGTAAAGGAATTTGCGATTGGTAAAGTATGGTGTGTATTTGGATGCGGCGGAGATCGGGATCGTACGAAACGTCCGTTGATGGGGAAAATTGCTGCACGATACAGCGATCATTCGTTTATTACATCCGACAATCCGCGAACAGAAGACCCGATATTGATTTTGAAAGACATCGAACAAGGGTTGATTGATGAAGGTGTACCTGCCGAACGTTATGAACTGATCGTGGATCGCAGAACTGCAATTCATAAAGCTGTTGAAATGGCAAGCCCTGACGATGTAGTATTGATTGCGGGAAAAGGTCACGAGACTTACCAGTTAATCGGAAAAACGGTGCATGAATTCGATGATCGCATCGTAGCCAAAGAAGCGATAAGGGGTTTATCCAAGTGA
- the murD gene encoding UDP-N-acetylmuramoyl-L-alanine--D-glutamate ligase: protein MNHPDAYRDQEVVIIGLAKSGVQVAKVLHQAGAKLTVNDKKDREQCPEASELEALGISVLCGGHPEGLIHPGVKLVVKNPGIPYAAPPVQKAVELGIEVVTEVEVAYHLCKAPIIGITGSNGKTTTTTWVGKLLEASGMNPIVAGNIGTPLCEAAVDAKSDEWMVVELSSFQLKGTKDFKPAVACLLNVAETHLDYHGGMEDYVASKARLFANQTASDTAVVNWDDPVCRELVPYIQAKLLPFSMTERLQEGVFADPPYIPDVTDDIERNIVYRDGNGVLQPIIGVTDIGLPGRFNVENALAACAIAIAAGAEPAKLMEPLSSFRGVEHRLEYVLEHGGVAYYNNSKATNSKATMMALSSFKQPIVLIAGGLDRGSDYAELVPSLQDGVKAVVLLGETRHKLADRARQAGIEHVKVVDNGEGAAATLVEAVNKAAEFAETGDVVLLSPACASWDMFQSYEERGRIFKEAAHKL, encoded by the coding sequence ATGAATCATCCAGACGCATACCGAGATCAGGAAGTCGTCATTATCGGTCTGGCCAAAAGCGGCGTACAAGTGGCCAAGGTGCTACATCAGGCCGGGGCAAAGCTCACAGTCAATGATAAAAAAGATAGGGAACAATGTCCCGAAGCTTCTGAATTAGAGGCTTTGGGAATTTCCGTTTTATGCGGGGGTCACCCGGAAGGACTGATTCATCCTGGAGTGAAACTGGTTGTCAAAAATCCAGGAATTCCTTACGCGGCCCCTCCCGTACAGAAAGCTGTCGAGCTCGGCATTGAGGTCGTGACCGAGGTTGAGGTCGCCTACCATCTATGTAAAGCTCCGATTATCGGAATTACTGGCTCCAACGGAAAGACGACCACGACCACTTGGGTGGGCAAGTTGTTGGAGGCATCCGGCATGAATCCGATCGTGGCTGGTAATATCGGTACGCCGTTATGCGAGGCGGCTGTGGACGCCAAGTCGGACGAGTGGATGGTTGTGGAGCTGAGCAGCTTTCAGTTAAAAGGAACAAAGGATTTCAAGCCCGCTGTAGCCTGCTTGCTCAATGTAGCTGAGACCCATTTGGACTACCACGGAGGCATGGAGGACTATGTTGCATCCAAGGCACGTCTATTTGCCAATCAAACAGCGTCGGATACCGCGGTGGTGAACTGGGATGATCCCGTCTGCCGGGAGCTTGTGCCCTATATTCAAGCGAAGCTGCTTCCTTTCTCAATGACGGAACGTTTGCAGGAAGGGGTGTTCGCTGACCCGCCATACATACCGGATGTGACGGATGATATTGAAAGAAACATCGTATACCGTGATGGAAATGGGGTACTGCAACCCATTATAGGCGTGACCGATATTGGGCTTCCGGGTCGTTTTAACGTAGAAAATGCTCTAGCTGCTTGCGCAATCGCCATAGCCGCAGGCGCAGAACCAGCAAAATTGATGGAACCATTAAGCTCTTTTCGCGGTGTAGAACATCGGCTTGAATATGTTTTAGAACACGGTGGAGTAGCTTATTACAACAATTCCAAAGCAACCAACTCCAAAGCGACCATGATGGCCTTATCTTCCTTTAAGCAACCCATCGTACTCATTGCCGGAGGATTGGATCGTGGCTCTGATTATGCGGAGCTTGTACCGTCCTTGCAGGATGGTGTGAAAGCCGTTGTGCTCTTGGGTGAGACACGGCATAAGCTGGCAGATCGGGCTCGTCAGGCTGGAATAGAGCATGTCAAGGTCGTCGATAATGGGGAGGGTGCCGCCGCTACGCTCGTGGAGGCTGTAAACAAGGCAGCTGAATTTGCTGAGACGGGAGATGTGGTATTACTCTCACCCGCCTGTGCAAGTTGGGATATGTTCCAATCCTATGAAGAGCGTGGACGTATTTTTAAAGAGGCGGCGCATAAATTGTAA
- a CDS encoding stage V sporulation protein D, whose translation MKKSNVTMRRRLVWGLLGLFVLFAALSIRLAYVQLGKGGELSAKAEESWRRNIPFAAKRGEILDRQGTALTYNVSSPTVMAIPVQIKEPEETARRLAPLLDMSEDKVLKLITKRTASQKLQPGGRKITMEKAQKIRDLKLPGIVVAEDNKRYYPYGDLAAHILGFTGIDNQGLTGVEKQQNSKLRGIDGSIAYLSDAGGRLMPGSSEKYIEPKDGLNLQLTIDKSVQSIMERELDQAMVKFQAKSALSIAMNPKTGEILGMAGRPSYEPALYKQYAPEIYNRNLPIWMTYEPGSTFKIITLAAALEEKKVNLKNDRFFDPGYIEVGGARLRCWKKGGHGSQTFLQVVENSCNPGFVTLGQRLGKETLFKYIRNFGFGSKTGIDMIGEGNGILFKLPQVGPVELATTAFGQGVSVTPIQQVTAVSAAINGGNLYKPHITKGWIQPGTGKVLEKVEPELVRRVVSEDTSRQVREALESVVAKGTGRPAFIEGYRVGGKTGTAQKVINGRYSSSEHIVSFIGFAPADDPQIVVYTAVDNPKGIQFGGVVAAPIVQNILKDALIALKIPPRTNQIAKEYKYGENPIETVPDLVGATAADLYEDMNMNFMLVKSGSGKTVVSQAPKPGSRLERGSTIRIYMGD comes from the coding sequence GTGGCGAAATTTTGGATCGACAGGGTACTGCGCTGACCTATAATGTCAGTTCGCCGACTGTCATGGCGATACCAGTACAGATTAAGGAGCCGGAAGAAACGGCTCGCAGGCTGGCGCCGTTGCTAGATATGAGTGAGGATAAAGTGCTCAAGCTGATTACCAAACGAACAGCAAGCCAAAAACTTCAGCCCGGTGGACGAAAAATTACGATGGAGAAAGCCCAGAAAATTCGTGATTTGAAGCTGCCGGGTATCGTTGTTGCTGAAGACAACAAACGTTATTATCCTTATGGTGATCTAGCGGCTCATATTCTTGGATTTACCGGAATTGATAATCAAGGGCTGACAGGCGTAGAGAAGCAGCAAAACAGTAAGCTTCGGGGAATCGATGGAAGCATCGCGTATTTATCAGACGCAGGTGGCCGTCTGATGCCTGGTTCTTCTGAAAAGTACATTGAACCGAAGGATGGACTGAATTTACAATTAACCATTGATAAATCGGTGCAATCCATTATGGAACGAGAGCTTGACCAAGCCATGGTCAAATTTCAGGCGAAGTCCGCGCTGTCTATTGCGATGAACCCGAAGACGGGTGAAATATTAGGCATGGCTGGACGGCCAAGCTATGAGCCAGCGCTTTACAAGCAATATGCGCCTGAAATTTATAATCGCAATCTGCCGATTTGGATGACATATGAACCTGGGTCTACTTTTAAAATTATTACACTTGCCGCTGCCTTGGAAGAAAAGAAGGTCAATCTCAAAAATGACCGTTTCTTTGATCCGGGATATATTGAAGTTGGTGGAGCACGTCTGCGTTGTTGGAAAAAAGGCGGGCATGGCAGCCAAACCTTTCTTCAAGTGGTAGAAAATTCATGCAATCCCGGTTTTGTAACGTTGGGACAACGTCTGGGCAAAGAAACACTGTTCAAGTACATTCGCAATTTCGGCTTCGGCAGCAAAACAGGAATTGACATGATTGGTGAGGGCAATGGCATTTTGTTCAAGCTACCTCAGGTCGGACCTGTAGAGCTGGCTACTACGGCCTTTGGTCAAGGGGTATCTGTCACTCCGATTCAGCAGGTTACGGCTGTATCGGCAGCAATCAATGGCGGCAATCTTTATAAGCCTCACATTACAAAAGGCTGGATTCAGCCCGGAACTGGAAAGGTTCTCGAAAAAGTGGAGCCGGAACTGGTGCGTAGAGTTGTTTCAGAGGATACCTCTCGACAGGTAAGGGAAGCGCTGGAAAGTGTCGTCGCTAAAGGTACAGGTCGCCCTGCCTTTATTGAGGGTTACCGGGTTGGAGGTAAAACGGGGACAGCACAAAAGGTGATTAACGGACGTTATTCTTCCTCGGAGCATATTGTATCCTTTATTGGTTTTGCTCCGGCGGATGACCCGCAAATTGTCGTCTATACTGCTGTCGATAATCCGAAAGGGATTCAATTCGGCGGTGTAGTTGCTGCGCCAATCGTGCAAAATATTTTAAAAGATGCACTGATTGCCTTGAAAATACCACCTCGTACTAATCAAATTGCCAAAGAGTACAAGTATGGCGAAAATCCGATTGAAACGGTACCTGATCTGGTAGGTGCCACTGCAGCTGATTTATATGAAGATATGAATATGAACTTTATGCTCGTGAAATCTGGGTCAGGCAAGACGGTCGTAAGTCAGGCACCGAAGCCAGGCTCTCGATTGGAACGAGGATCAACGATCCGTATATATATGGGGGATTGA